The following coding sequences lie in one Microvirga sp. 17 mud 1-3 genomic window:
- a CDS encoding energy transducer TonB — MMRMILAFALAGLLGVMPAHALNAEQRKAFFQIMFEQATRCFTAPVTSWSSKARLEIRLRRDGSLLQAPKVLEPTPDSDIAKAAVRAIQRCAPFLIPDRFQGSYSEWKLLIMEFKTGP; from the coding sequence ATGATGCGAATGATCCTGGCCTTCGCCTTGGCCGGTCTTCTGGGAGTCATGCCGGCCCATGCGCTGAACGCCGAACAGCGAAAAGCCTTCTTCCAGATCATGTTCGAGCAAGCTACGCGGTGCTTCACGGCGCCCGTCACGTCCTGGTCGAGCAAAGCCCGTCTTGAAATCCGTCTCCGCCGCGACGGTTCGCTGTTGCAAGCGCCGAAGGTCCTCGAACCGACACCTGACTCGGATATCGCCAAGGCTGCCGTCCGTGCGATCCAGCGCTGCGCGCCCTTTCTCATTCCGGATAGGTTCCAGGGCTCCTACAGCGAGTGGAAACTCCTGATCATGGAATTCAAAACCGGGCCCTGA
- a CDS encoding DUF5602 domain-containing protein, with protein MFLRFAVAAIAALAMPALTLPAFAADQVEKAPPSGAYKKVSTLVKLPDFLPGLGQLYVDPNTLPAGPFLAYDHNGKLVSTVYMLPIEDLSNKDKSFDNLAAPGGKVDHVDVYYNAGHPGVEKPHAHVVLWHVSKADEARVAK; from the coding sequence ATGTTTCTCCGCTTCGCCGTTGCCGCCATTGCGGCGCTCGCCATGCCTGCGCTCACCTTGCCCGCATTTGCGGCCGATCAGGTCGAGAAGGCGCCGCCCTCAGGCGCCTACAAGAAGGTGAGCACCCTCGTGAAGCTGCCCGATTTCCTGCCCGGGCTCGGCCAGCTCTATGTGGACCCGAACACCCTGCCGGCCGGCCCTTTCCTGGCCTACGACCATAACGGCAAGCTCGTCAGCACCGTCTACATGCTGCCCATCGAGGACCTGTCGAACAAGGACAAGAGCTTCGACAATCTCGCGGCGCCCGGCGGCAAGGTCGACCATGTGGACGTTTATTACAATGCCGGCCATCCGGGCGTCGAAAAGCCCCACGCCCATGTGGTTCTGTGGCACGTCTCCAAGGCCGACGAGGCGCGGGTGGCGAAATGA
- a CDS encoding plastocyanin/azurin family copper-binding protein, with the protein MTPTRRHILRVGGVLLAAPLAARLAGRAWAEDTVEIVMRGNADGSQVWFDPIGILIRPGQSVRWINRDPGNSHTSTAYHPQNSDRPLRIPAGATPWNSDYLLPDESFSVTLTVEGTYDYFCIPHEHAGMVGRIVVGRPGGLGGSTVSSSASQGGEPVPDEALRAFPAVDEILRRGIVRHT; encoded by the coding sequence ATGACGCCGACCCGGCGCCATATCCTCAGGGTCGGCGGGGTTCTCCTCGCCGCTCCCTTGGCCGCTCGCCTGGCCGGCCGGGCATGGGCGGAGGATACGGTCGAGATCGTGATGCGGGGCAATGCGGACGGATCCCAGGTCTGGTTCGACCCGATCGGAATCCTCATCCGGCCCGGCCAGAGTGTCCGGTGGATCAATCGCGATCCGGGCAATTCTCACACGTCCACCGCCTACCACCCGCAGAATTCCGACCGCCCCTTGCGCATTCCGGCGGGCGCCACCCCCTGGAACTCGGATTACCTGCTGCCGGACGAGAGCTTCTCGGTCACGCTCACGGTGGAGGGGACCTACGACTACTTCTGCATTCCGCACGAGCATGCCGGCATGGTCGGGCGGATCGTGGTGGGCCGCCCCGGCGGGCTTGGGGGAAGCACCGTCTCGTCGTCGGCCTCCCAAGGCGGCGAGCCAGTTCCCGACGAGGCTCTGCGCGCCTTCCCGGCGGTCGACGAGATCCTGCGCAGGGGTATCGTGCGCCATACGTGA
- a CDS encoding SDR family NAD(P)-dependent oxidoreductase yields the protein MLLTGASRGIGHATVKRFSAAGWRVITCSRHAFPENCPWEMGPEDHLQVDLADANDTLRAIEEVKGRLAAEGGVLHALVNNAGISPKGPGGARLGALDTRYEDWVRVFQVNFFASIMLARGLVDELTRAKGSVVNVTSIAGSRVHPFAGAAYATSKAALASLTREMAADFGPLGVRVNAISPGEIDTSILSPGTEKIVEQIPMRRLGTTDEVAKAIYFLCTDASSYVNGAELHINGGQHV from the coding sequence ATGCTGCTGACCGGCGCCAGCCGGGGCATCGGCCATGCCACCGTCAAGCGCTTCTCGGCGGCGGGCTGGCGGGTGATCACCTGCTCGCGCCACGCCTTTCCGGAGAACTGCCCCTGGGAGATGGGTCCCGAGGACCACCTTCAGGTCGATCTCGCGGACGCCAACGACACGCTCCGGGCCATCGAAGAGGTGAAAGGGCGCCTCGCGGCCGAGGGCGGCGTGCTCCACGCCCTCGTCAACAATGCGGGCATTTCGCCCAAGGGGCCCGGCGGCGCCCGCCTGGGGGCTCTGGACACTCGGTACGAGGACTGGGTGCGGGTGTTCCAGGTGAACTTCTTCGCATCGATCATGCTGGCCCGCGGCCTGGTGGACGAGCTGACCCGGGCGAAGGGCTCGGTCGTCAACGTCACGTCCATCGCGGGCTCCCGGGTCCATCCCTTCGCGGGCGCGGCCTATGCCACCTCGAAGGCGGCTCTCGCCTCCCTGACCCGCGAGATGGCGGCCGATTTCGGTCCCCTGGGCGTACGCGTCAACGCCATCTCGCCCGGCGAGATCGACACCTCGATCCTCTCGCCCGGCACGGAGAAGATCGTCGAGCAGATCCCCATGCGCCGCCTCGGCACCACCGATGAGGTCGCGAAGGCCATCTACTTCCTATGCACGGACGCTTCGTCCTACGTGAACGGCGCGGAGCTGCACATCAACGGCGGGCAGCACGTCTGA
- the fabI gene encoding enoyl-ACP reductase FabI encodes MAETTAPGILAGKRGLIMGVANNRSIAWGIAQAARKHGADLAFTYQGEALKKRVEPLAKELDAAVVGHCDVTDGESIDAVFEEVRKLWGSLDFVVHCIAFSDKDELTGRYVETSEGNFSKSLLISCYSFTAIAQRAEKLMTNGGSLLTLTYYGAEKWMPHYNVMGVAKAALEASVRYLAADLGPQNIRVNAISAGPIKTLAASGIGDFRYILKWNEYNSPLRRTVTTEEVGETAAYLVSDMARGMTGEILHVDAGYHVVGMKNPEAPDLSLDKE; translated from the coding sequence ATGGCAGAGACAACGGCGCCCGGCATCCTGGCCGGAAAGCGCGGCTTGATCATGGGGGTTGCGAATAACCGGTCCATCGCATGGGGCATCGCGCAGGCGGCCCGCAAGCATGGAGCGGATCTGGCCTTCACCTATCAGGGCGAGGCCCTGAAGAAGCGGGTCGAGCCTCTGGCGAAGGAGCTGGACGCGGCTGTCGTCGGCCATTGCGACGTGACGGACGGGGAGAGCATCGACGCGGTCTTCGAAGAGGTCCGCAAGCTCTGGGGCTCCCTCGACTTCGTGGTCCACTGCATCGCCTTCTCGGACAAGGACGAGCTCACCGGCCGCTATGTGGAGACCAGCGAAGGCAATTTCTCCAAGTCGCTCCTGATCTCCTGCTATTCCTTCACGGCCATCGCCCAGCGGGCAGAGAAGCTGATGACGAATGGCGGCTCGCTCCTCACGCTCACCTATTACGGCGCCGAGAAGTGGATGCCCCACTACAACGTGATGGGCGTCGCCAAGGCGGCGCTGGAGGCCTCCGTCCGCTATCTGGCGGCGGATCTCGGCCCCCAGAACATCCGCGTCAACGCCATCTCGGCAGGCCCGATCAAGACCCTCGCGGCCTCCGGCATCGGCGATTTCCGCTACATCCTGAAGTGGAACGAGTACAACTCGCCCCTGCGCCGCACCGTCACGACCGAGGAGGTGGGCGAGACTGCCGCCTATCTGGTCTCCGACATGGCCCGCGGCATGACCGGCGAGATCCTGCACGTGGATGCCGGCTATCACGTGGTCGGCATGAAGAACCCTGAGGCACCTGACCTTTCCCTCGACAAAGAGTGA
- a CDS encoding histidine phosphatase family protein, whose protein sequence is MTAGRPTIYFIRHGETDWNLEGRLQGQKDIPLNDLGRVQAEEAGRRLQALVPQVEDLDYVASPMLRTRETMERLRASLGLYPDYYRLDERLVELTFGAWEGMTWKEVRKQEPALAALRERDKWNYVPPGGGESYAMLADRVRPILDDLTRDTVLVAHGGVARAFLAVACGVSTRHAASIDIWQGKVLVIEGRNHRWA, encoded by the coding sequence GTGACTGCCGGCCGCCCGACGATCTACTTCATCCGCCACGGCGAGACCGACTGGAACCTCGAGGGGCGCCTCCAGGGGCAGAAGGACATTCCGCTCAACGACCTCGGCCGCGTCCAGGCCGAGGAGGCGGGCCGCCGCCTCCAGGCCCTCGTGCCCCAGGTCGAGGACCTGGACTACGTGGCGAGCCCGATGCTGCGCACCCGGGAAACCATGGAGCGCCTGCGGGCGTCGCTCGGCCTCTATCCGGACTATTACCGGCTGGACGAGCGCCTCGTGGAACTCACCTTCGGGGCCTGGGAGGGCATGACCTGGAAGGAAGTCCGCAAGCAGGAGCCGGCCCTCGCCGCCCTGCGGGAGCGCGACAAGTGGAACTACGTTCCCCCAGGCGGAGGCGAGAGCTACGCCATGCTGGCCGATCGGGTGCGCCCGATCCTCGACGACCTGACCCGCGACACCGTCCTCGTGGCCCATGGCGGCGTCGCCCGTGCGTTCCTGGCAGTCGCCTGCGGCGTCTCGACCCGCCACGCAGCCAGCATCGACATCTGGCAGGGCAAGGTGCTGGTGATCGAGGGGCGCAACCACCGCTGGGCCTGA
- a CDS encoding nuclear transport factor 2 family protein, with product MQVPPPVRAYVDAYNARDVEGMLRALAEDVHFQNITAGSVNVETNDIGAFADLARTGATAFQERRQEIVACIVVGDRAMIEVDYSAVVGADLPNGWKAGQALRFRGKSYFELRDGRIVRIVDEI from the coding sequence ATGCAAGTGCCGCCGCCCGTCAGGGCCTATGTGGATGCCTATAACGCTCGGGATGTGGAGGGAATGCTGCGCGCTCTCGCAGAGGACGTGCATTTTCAGAACATTACTGCCGGCTCCGTGAATGTGGAGACGAACGACATCGGTGCATTCGCGGACCTTGCGAGAACGGGCGCTACAGCTTTTCAAGAGCGCCGGCAGGAGATCGTGGCCTGCATCGTTGTCGGCGACCGCGCCATGATCGAGGTCGATTACAGCGCCGTTGTCGGGGCCGACCTCCCCAACGGCTGGAAGGCCGGGCAGGCCCTGCGCTTCAGGGGCAAAAGCTATTTCGAGCTTCGGGACGGCAGGATCGTCCGAATCGTGGACGAGATCTGA
- the pdxH gene encoding pyridoxamine 5'-phosphate oxidase, whose protein sequence is MNQLKSGDFTEVDEPWTLFAAWLEEATRSEPNDPNAMALATVDADGLPNVRMVLLKGFDENGFVFYTNTESNKGRELLGQKKAALVLHWKSLRRQVRARGPVTLVSDQEADAYFQSRPRDSRIGAWASQQSRPLESRFALEKAVAVTAAKYAIGEVPRPPHWTGFRIAPVSIEFWQDKPFRLHDRVVFKREGDGWRKTRLYP, encoded by the coding sequence TTGAATCAGTTAAAAAGCGGTGACTTTACCGAAGTCGACGAGCCCTGGACCCTCTTCGCAGCTTGGCTGGAGGAGGCGACGCGCTCAGAACCCAACGACCCCAACGCCATGGCGCTCGCGACCGTGGACGCGGACGGCCTGCCGAACGTGCGCATGGTGCTCCTGAAGGGCTTCGACGAGAACGGCTTCGTGTTCTACACCAACACGGAATCGAACAAGGGCCGCGAGCTCCTCGGCCAGAAGAAGGCCGCCCTTGTGCTCCACTGGAAGAGCCTGCGCCGCCAGGTGCGGGCACGGGGCCCGGTGACCCTCGTGAGCGACCAGGAGGCGGATGCCTATTTCCAGAGCCGTCCCCGGGACAGCCGCATCGGCGCCTGGGCGAGCCAGCAATCCCGCCCCCTCGAGAGCCGCTTCGCCCTGGAGAAGGCCGTGGCCGTGACCGCCGCGAAATACGCCATCGGCGAAGTGCCCCGCCCGCCTCACTGGACGGGCTTCCGCATCGCGCCGGTCTCCATCGAGTTCTGGCAGGACAAGCCCTTCCGCCTCCACGACCGCGTGGTCTTCAAGCGTGAAGGCGATGGCTGGCGGAAGACGCGGCTTTATCCGTAA
- a CDS encoding DnaJ C-terminal domain-containing protein — MRNPYDILGVPRTASEAEIKKAFRKLAKTYHPDRNKDDPKAKDKFAEVNSAYEILGDAQKRGQFDRGEIDAEGKPRFQGFEGFGAGRGGGARGEDVSGFNFGFSGGGGPFGGGRRRAAGDAEDDIFSQLFGEAFRSAAEGGARRGRAKPQQQKGEDVNATLTVTLEEVAGEAKKRLRLPTGRDVDVVIPKGVADGQVIRLRGLGQGAPGVDPGDALLTIRIAPHERFTPEGSNLRLRLPIEIEEAVLGGTIRVPTLTGAVEMAIPPLTNSGRTFRLRGKGLPGKSGAGDLLATVEIKLPEIVDEDLMDYARKRRSAKAG, encoded by the coding sequence ATGCGTAACCCCTACGACATTCTCGGCGTGCCCCGCACGGCCAGCGAGGCGGAGATCAAGAAGGCTTTTCGCAAGCTCGCCAAGACCTATCACCCGGACCGCAACAAGGACGATCCCAAGGCGAAGGACAAGTTCGCGGAGGTGAATTCCGCCTATGAGATCCTGGGCGATGCGCAGAAGCGCGGCCAGTTCGACCGGGGCGAGATCGACGCGGAAGGAAAGCCGCGCTTCCAGGGCTTCGAGGGTTTCGGGGCCGGACGGGGCGGCGGGGCCCGGGGCGAGGATGTCTCAGGTTTCAATTTCGGCTTTTCCGGCGGGGGCGGTCCCTTCGGCGGTGGGCGCCGGCGCGCCGCTGGCGATGCGGAGGACGACATCTTTTCCCAGCTCTTCGGCGAGGCCTTCCGCTCGGCGGCCGAGGGGGGAGCGCGGCGCGGCCGCGCAAAACCCCAGCAGCAGAAGGGTGAGGACGTGAACGCCACCCTCACGGTCACGCTCGAGGAGGTGGCCGGCGAGGCCAAGAAGCGCCTCCGGCTCCCGACCGGCCGGGATGTGGACGTGGTGATCCCGAAAGGCGTGGCCGACGGCCAGGTGATCCGCCTGCGCGGCCTCGGCCAGGGGGCGCCGGGCGTCGATCCGGGCGATGCCCTTTTGACCATCCGCATCGCGCCCCATGAGCGCTTTACGCCCGAGGGATCGAACCTGCGCCTGCGGCTGCCGATTGAGATCGAGGAGGCGGTGCTGGGCGGCACGATCCGCGTTCCCACCCTCACGGGCGCGGTCGAGATGGCGATTCCGCCCCTGACCAATTCCGGCCGGACCTTCCGGCTGCGCGGCAAGGGCCTGCCCGGCAAGAGCGGGGCGGGCGACCTCCTCGCCACCGTCGAGATCAAGCTGCCCGAGATCGTCGACGAGGACCTGATGGACTACGCCCGCAAGCGGCGCTCCGCCAAAGCGGGCTGA
- a CDS encoding RT0821/Lpp0805 family surface protein codes for MKIAAVALIALSTGACSFTYGLVGYQDEEPVATGSIAPKAVSPLSPDLNEEDWRRAKAALAVALDPQGAGTLVSWDNPDTAHKGSFSPSSPPFVKNDEVCRAFSAHLAGSATLEGTACRPSGGDWAIKDLKPAKAKSAEKASEKPSGKASAES; via the coding sequence GTGAAAATTGCCGCCGTCGCCCTGATCGCCCTCTCGACAGGGGCCTGCAGCTTCACCTATGGCCTCGTCGGCTACCAGGACGAGGAGCCGGTCGCCACGGGCTCCATCGCGCCGAAGGCCGTTTCGCCCCTTTCGCCGGACCTCAACGAGGAGGATTGGCGCCGGGCCAAGGCGGCCCTTGCCGTTGCGCTTGATCCGCAGGGAGCCGGCACTCTGGTGTCCTGGGACAACCCGGACACGGCCCATAAGGGCAGCTTCTCGCCGTCTAGCCCGCCCTTCGTGAAGAACGACGAGGTCTGCCGCGCCTTCTCGGCTCACCTGGCCGGTTCGGCCACCCTCGAAGGCACCGCCTGCCGCCCCTCCGGGGGCGATTGGGCGATCAAGGACCTCAAGCCTGCCAAGGCGAAGAGCGCCGAGAAGGCTTCCGAAAAGCCGTCCGGAAAAGCCTCCGCGGAGAGTTGA
- a CDS encoding PAS domain-containing methyl-accepting chemotaxis protein, with product MLNFRSARDAKAKLAALDRSQAIAEFEPDGTILTANENFLALLGYALDEIRGRNHSLFVDQATRDSPEYRAFWDSLHRGQYQSAEYKRIGKGGREVWIRATYNPILGRNGKPGRVVTFATDITSGRLRNADFESKVHAIDRSQAVIEFLLDGTILTANENFLNVMGYSLDEIRGRHHGMFVDAAYRASSAYQDFWASLARGEYQAAEYKRIGREGREVWIQATYNPVFDLNGRPSKVVKFATDITAQVRQRLLRAELQNSIARELGEITRAVTEVTQQASGAAGASSETSANVTVVAAGAEELAASIGGIREQVSQALAISTESVTQGQQTTAIVSGLAVSSEKIGEIVTLIGSIASQTHLLALNATIEAAHAGEAGRGFAVVASEVKELAMQTARATEEIGRQIAQTQTATHQVVKAIETITATVMRINAISMAISQAVGEQSAVTQAMSTTMRTASQSVSSISGSIGEIARSAGLVDTAIGKMREASIAMA from the coding sequence ATGTTGAACTTTCGTTCCGCACGCGACGCGAAGGCCAAGCTCGCAGCGCTGGATCGGTCACAGGCCATTGCCGAATTCGAGCCCGACGGCACCATCCTGACGGCCAACGAAAATTTCCTGGCGTTGCTCGGCTACGCCCTGGACGAAATCCGGGGGCGGAATCACAGTTTATTCGTCGACCAGGCCACGCGCGACAGTCCGGAATACCGCGCCTTCTGGGATTCTCTCCATCGGGGCCAGTATCAATCGGCCGAATACAAGCGCATCGGGAAGGGCGGACGGGAGGTATGGATCCGGGCGACCTACAATCCGATCCTCGGACGCAACGGCAAACCAGGCAGGGTCGTGACCTTCGCGACCGACATCACCTCGGGCCGGCTGCGCAACGCCGATTTCGAGAGCAAGGTTCACGCCATTGACCGGTCGCAGGCGGTCATCGAGTTTCTGCTCGATGGCACCATTTTGACGGCCAACGAGAACTTCCTGAACGTGATGGGCTACAGCCTGGATGAGATCCGGGGGCGGCATCATGGGATGTTCGTCGATGCCGCGTACCGCGCCAGCAGCGCATACCAAGATTTCTGGGCTTCACTCGCCCGCGGAGAATATCAGGCGGCCGAGTACAAACGCATCGGCCGGGAGGGGCGGGAGGTCTGGATCCAGGCGACCTACAATCCGGTCTTCGATCTGAACGGTCGGCCCAGCAAGGTGGTCAAGTTTGCCACCGACATCACCGCCCAGGTCCGGCAGCGTCTCCTTCGCGCCGAGCTTCAGAACTCTATCGCCCGCGAGCTGGGCGAGATCACCAGGGCGGTGACCGAGGTCACACAACAGGCCTCCGGTGCTGCGGGCGCGTCGAGCGAGACCTCCGCGAATGTCACGGTCGTGGCGGCGGGAGCCGAGGAACTGGCGGCGTCCATCGGCGGGATCCGCGAGCAGGTCAGCCAGGCTCTTGCGATCTCGACCGAATCCGTGACGCAGGGCCAGCAGACGACCGCTATCGTGTCCGGTCTGGCGGTCTCGTCCGAAAAGATCGGCGAAATCGTCACCCTGATCGGATCCATCGCGTCCCAAACCCATCTCCTCGCGCTCAACGCGACGATTGAGGCTGCTCATGCCGGGGAGGCTGGGCGCGGCTTTGCGGTGGTGGCGTCGGAGGTCAAGGAGCTTGCCATGCAGACGGCCCGGGCCACCGAGGAAATCGGCCGGCAAATCGCGCAGACGCAGACCGCGACCCATCAGGTCGTCAAAGCCATCGAGACGATCACGGCGACGGTCATGAGGATCAATGCGATCTCGATGGCGATCTCGCAGGCCGTCGGAGAGCAGTCTGCGGTCACGCAGGCGATGTCGACCACCATGCGGACCGCCTCACAGAGCGTATCGTCGATCAGCGGCAGCATCGGCGAGATCGCCCGCTCGGCGGGGCTCGTCGACACTGCGATCGGCAAGATGCGGGAGGCCTCCATCGCCATGGCCTGA
- a CDS encoding RNA polymerase sigma factor, translated as MPSTATAPVVLDDLDDAALVERALARDGEAFRQIMRRYNRRLYRVARSVLADDAEAEDVVQETYVRAFMHLDAFRGEARLSTWLTRIALNEALGRVRQRRPTVEVEHLDRLRDEGDTRVIALPTAHRDNDPEAAAARAEVRRLLEQAVDRLPVPFRIVFVLRDMEEMSIEETASQLGLRPETVKTRLHRARRLLRQALHETLSSALVDAFPFAGARCNRITDAVLRRIGIEDLPQE; from the coding sequence ATGCCGAGCACCGCAACCGCGCCGGTCGTGTTGGACGATCTGGATGACGCAGCTTTGGTCGAGCGCGCCCTCGCCCGTGACGGTGAGGCCTTTCGCCAGATCATGCGCCGCTACAACCGCCGCCTCTATCGGGTCGCACGCAGTGTCCTGGCGGACGACGCGGAGGCCGAGGACGTGGTCCAGGAGACCTATGTCCGGGCCTTTATGCATCTCGACGCTTTTCGAGGCGAGGCGCGCCTCTCCACCTGGCTGACGCGGATCGCCCTCAATGAGGCGCTCGGTCGGGTGCGGCAACGGCGCCCGACTGTGGAGGTGGAGCACCTCGACCGGCTCAGAGACGAAGGAGACACCCGCGTGATCGCCCTGCCGACGGCCCATAGGGATAACGACCCGGAAGCAGCGGCCGCCCGTGCGGAGGTCCGCCGCCTTCTGGAGCAGGCCGTCGACCGTCTGCCAGTCCCGTTCCGCATCGTCTTCGTGCTGCGGGACATGGAGGAGATGAGCATCGAGGAAACCGCCTCGCAGCTCGGCCTGCGCCCCGAGACCGTGAAGACGCGCCTGCACCGCGCCCGCAGGCTCCTCAGGCAGGCCCTTCACGAGACCCTTTCGTCCGCACTCGTGGACGCCTTCCCGTTCGCGGGCGCCCGCTGCAACCGGATCACCGATGCGGTCCTGCGGCGGATCGGCATTGAGGATCTGCCGCAGGAATGA
- a CDS encoding citrate synthase/methylcitrate synthase: MSIGLDDVIAAETVLSHVDGEAGRLIIRGHDLEELAGRVSYEDAVAMLWEGFVSLSDPRAALGKGRARAFALLSGLAPRLQGLSPVEGMRLLLAALPDAEPDHGPLAVGAAAVAAAMAVRGAQGLPPIAPDPAAGHAADLLHMLRGEPVDEGDAKALDTYLVTILDHGLNASTFTARVVASTEAGLLSAVVASLCALKGPLHGGAPGPVLDMLDAIGSADRAEEWLDAAIARNERLMGFGHRVYRVRDPRADVLKGAVSRLKGRDNRIAFAEAVEAAALRVLARRKPGRRLDTNVEFYTALLLEALGVPREGFTPLFGAGRTAGWVAHALEQAGTGRIIRPQSRYVGPRPAEAA; this comes from the coding sequence ATGTCCATCGGACTCGACGATGTCATTGCCGCCGAAACGGTTCTCAGCCACGTGGACGGGGAGGCGGGGCGCCTCATCATCCGCGGGCACGATCTGGAGGAACTGGCGGGCCGTGTTTCCTACGAGGATGCGGTCGCGATGCTCTGGGAGGGTTTCGTGTCCTTGAGCGATCCGCGCGCCGCGCTCGGGAAGGGGCGCGCACGGGCCTTCGCGCTCCTGTCCGGCCTCGCGCCCCGGCTGCAAGGCCTCTCGCCGGTCGAAGGAATGCGCCTTCTCCTCGCAGCGCTGCCGGATGCGGAGCCGGACCATGGGCCCCTGGCCGTTGGCGCCGCGGCCGTCGCGGCCGCCATGGCGGTGCGGGGCGCGCAGGGGCTGCCACCCATCGCGCCCGACCCTGCAGCCGGACATGCGGCCGACCTCCTGCACATGCTGCGCGGAGAGCCGGTCGACGAGGGTGACGCGAAGGCGCTCGATACCTATCTGGTGACCATCCTCGACCACGGCCTCAACGCCTCGACTTTCACGGCGCGGGTCGTCGCGTCCACGGAGGCAGGGCTGCTCTCGGCGGTGGTCGCCAGTCTCTGCGCCCTCAAGGGACCTTTGCACGGCGGTGCGCCGGGGCCAGTGCTCGACATGCTCGACGCCATCGGCAGCGCCGACCGGGCGGAGGAGTGGCTCGACGCGGCCATCGCCCGCAACGAGCGGCTGATGGGGTTCGGCCACCGAGTCTACCGGGTCCGCGATCCGCGGGCGGATGTGCTGAAGGGCGCGGTGTCGCGCCTGAAAGGCCGGGACAACCGCATCGCCTTCGCGGAGGCCGTCGAGGCCGCGGCCCTGCGGGTGTTGGCGCGCCGCAAGCCCGGACGCCGGCTCGACACCAATGTGGAGTTCTACACCGCCCTGTTGCTGGAAGCTCTCGGCGTGCCGCGGGAAGGCTTCACGCCTCTCTTCGGCGCCGGCCGGACGGCCGGCTGGGTCGCTCATGCGCTCGAACAGGCCGGGACCGGCCGCATCATTCGCCCGCAGTCGCGCTATGTAGGACCGCGGCCGGCAGAAGCCGCCTGA